The Terracoccus luteus genome includes a region encoding these proteins:
- a CDS encoding DNA-3-methyladenine glycosylase I — MTVVGDDGLTRPVWAATDPLLREYYDTEWGMPVRDERGLYERICLEGFQAGLSWVTVLRKRPAFRAAFAGFEPDVVARFDDGDVQRLLGDAGIIRHRGKIEATIANARATIALRDEGGLVDFVWRFQPSDTPRPRDFSEVPTVSPESVALSKALRRKGFRFVGPTTMYALMEAVGIVDTHLVTSHRRGSSGVWPD, encoded by the coding sequence CCCGCTGCTGCGCGAGTACTACGACACCGAGTGGGGCATGCCGGTGCGTGACGAGCGCGGTCTCTACGAGCGGATCTGCCTCGAGGGGTTCCAGGCGGGGCTGTCGTGGGTGACGGTGCTGCGCAAGCGGCCGGCGTTCCGGGCGGCCTTCGCCGGGTTCGAGCCAGACGTCGTGGCGCGCTTCGACGACGGTGACGTGCAGCGCCTGCTCGGCGACGCCGGCATCATCCGCCACCGCGGCAAGATCGAGGCGACGATCGCGAACGCGCGGGCGACGATCGCGTTGCGCGACGAGGGTGGGCTGGTCGACTTCGTCTGGAGGTTCCAGCCCTCCGACACGCCACGGCCGCGCGACTTCTCCGAGGTGCCGACGGTCTCGCCGGAGTCGGTGGCGCTGTCGAAGGCGCTGCGGCGCAAGGGGTTCCGCTTCGTCGGGCCGACCACGATGTACGCGCTCATGGAGGCCGTCGGCATCGTCGACACGCACCTCGTCACGAGCCACCGGCGGGGCAGCTCGGGCGTCTGGCCCGACTGA